In the genome of Brassica napus cultivar Da-Ae unplaced genomic scaffold, Da-Ae ScsIHWf_2810;HRSCAF=3587, whole genome shotgun sequence, one region contains:
- the LOC125602345 gene encoding protein PAT1 homolog 1-like — protein sequence MERSDSRDLYNFVRSSSDSNSKLFDASQYEFFGQNLDEMSLGGIDDDDVVAPVLGHSATDDDDEYHLFNKAGEGAGLGSLSDMDDLATTFAKLNRNVTGPKPLGVIGDRGSGSFSRESSSATDWTHDTELTNWLDEQDQEANRWSSQPQSSAHSQPLYRTSSYPQQPPPLQHYNSEPIIVPESTFTSFPPPGSRSQQTSPGSLHRAPSLPTGSQMNFTAPSPLSNSRFHLSGPSHGPHYGGNLARYASCGPTLGNVVQPHWATDPGLLHGDHSGLLHSLAQQQQLPPRNDLMTASLKWASMT from the exons ATGGAGAGATCCGATTCCAGGGACCTGTACAACTTTGTTCGCTCTTCCTCAG ATTCAAATAGTAAGCTCTTTGACGCATCTCAGTATGAGTTTTTTGGGCAAAATCTTGACGAAATGTCATTGGGAGGTATTGACGATGACGATGTGGTCGCTCCTGTTCTTGGACATTCTGctactgatgatgatgatgagtatCACTTGTTTAATAAAGCAGGAGAG GGTGCAGGTTTAGGGTCATTATCTGACATGGATGATCTTGCCACGACTTTTGCAAAG CTAAATAGAAATGTCACGGGACCCAAACCCCTTGGCGTTATTGGTGACAGAGGATCTGGTTCCTTTTCAAGAGAGA GTTCTTCTGCCACCGATTGGACTCACGATACAGAGCTCACAAACTGGTTGGACGAGCAAGATCAAGAGGCTAACAGATGGTCCTCGCAGCCACAGTCATCTGCTCATTCACAACCTTTATACAGGACATCCTCTTACCCTCAGCAGCCACCACCGTTGCAACACTACAATAGTGAACCGATCATTGTACCAGAATCAACTTTCACCTCCTTTCCCCCGCCAGGCAGCAGATCTCAGCAGACTTCACCTGGAAGCCTCCACCgcgctccttctcttcccaccGGTTCTCAGATGAATTTCACCGCACCTTCCCCGCTGTCAAACTCTAGATTTCATCTTTCAGGACCCTCACACGGGCCTCACTATGGTGGTAATTTGGCTAGATATGCCTCCTGTGGTCCTACCCTTGGTAACGTTGTGCAACCTCATTGGGCCACTGATCCTGGTCTTCTCCACGGAGATCATTCTGGCTTATTACATAGTCTGGCGCAACAACAACAGTTACCTCCTCGAAATGATCTTATGACTGCTTCACTCAAATGGGCCTCTATGACTTAA